The following are encoded in a window of Colletotrichum lupini chromosome 3, complete sequence genomic DNA:
- a CDS encoding heterokaryon incompatibility protein produces the protein MMSVFTYNEKLALNEIRLIQLFPGEWLDGLESRLYVADRNHKYQALSYAWGSSKRSNQITVNGKIHKITFNLDRALRAVRRQIEPITLWVDSICIDQDDAAEKGHQVGSMHDIFGSATEVTAYVGDGLDRSRKDYSRRFEKLGENPLTDLGNLDILTSDHTCEKHWDTLKNSEPGSLTEHEEILCLYSLFALLYFNSHDIERNLSESQLQVIIERMRLFAISDWWSRMWIVQEACVARRLTMAYGRALLPFHYVESAQMHLQSPKIKHPELIRVVRFLAGRVDAISPARRLREEEEETIVGATTSSSLLWLLRRFRHRKSSEPRDKIFALLKLAEDMKSKRPFLHNQLSIQANYEDDVSELFSHATFEIIRHTGLLWMTTPDLLSKSRIDIPSWVPDWSSEHMASGFNQRRYRLQEEASLGFNASRTRFCHYPLNLEGRTENMFPRQHLEGLLNDDIAEWKPIQFLPTMIKYNSSPPFEEDRQQSALILKGVSCGVVDHTSQVIRSDLSNVGQAIAQVQAFYGRKQGRQNHREPFLEAVATCLSMSMQVLSDDDGSLRTLNLDKRRELSYWAFGQYAGALMRVSRDQNILEDFYSAVAACPDGYTVDAIPSTGGSLLRFEASTVPDGDQHQWNDDLDTDESYKIACLPKDYDLLEWTKPEGSLWMEDTVRTMAAGNRLFVTDRGQIGLGPGSMCVGDELCVLEGGLMPYMLRKHFGTICTESSRVHQMESIKGVHRFTMVGSCYVDGIMTWGDEAHGWGDNADDIEELDSKLRRRLHAPELAEVAFLLV, from the coding sequence ATGATGTCGGTGTTCACGTACAACGAGAAACTTGCCCTCAATGAGATTCGACTAATTCAGCTTTTCCCGGGAGAATGGCTCGACGGCCTCGAATCTAGGCTATATGTGGCCGACCGAAATCATAAGTATCAAGCCTTATCTTATGCATGGGGGAGTTCGAAGCGGTCAAACCAGATCACCGTCAACGGCAAGATCCACAAGATCACATTTAATTTGGATAGAGCCTTGCGTGCTGTCCGAAGGCAGATAGAACCAATTACTCTTTGGGTGGACTCGATATGCATCGACCAAGATGATGCTGCAGAAAAGGGTCACCAAGTTGGCTCGATGCACGACATCTTCGGCTCGGCCACTGAAGTCACAGCCTACGTTGGAGATGGCCTAGATCGAAGCCGCAAGGATTACTCACGTCGTTTTGAGAAACTGGGAGAGAACCCCTTGACGGATCTCGGGAATCTGGATATCTTGACTTCGGATCACACATGCGAGAAGCACTGGGATACGCTGAAGAACTCTGAGCCCGGATCGCTCACGGAACATGAAGAGATCTTGTGTCTTTACAGCCTCTTTGCGCTGTTATACTTCAACAGTCACGACATTGAACGAAACCTCAGTGAGTCGCAGCTGCAAGTGATCATCGAAAGGATGCGGCTTTTTGCGATAAGCGACTGGTGGAGTCGGATGTGGATTGTTCAAGAGGCCTGCGTCGCTCGACGGCTCACTATGGCTTACGGCCGTGCTTTGCTTCCGTTTCACTACGTCGAGTCAGCCCAAATGCATTTGCAGTCACCCAAGATCAAACATCCAGAGCTGATCAGAGTTGTGCGCTTCTTGGCCGGCAGAGTAGATGCGATCAGTCCTGCTCGCCGCTTgagagaggaggaagaggagacaATCGTCGGAGCAACTACAAGCAGCTCTCTGCTGTGGCTTCTCAGAAGATTTCGCCATCGCAAATCCTCGGAGCCGCGAGACAAGATCTTCGCTCTCCTCAAGCTTGCTGAGGACATGAAATCGAAACGGCCATTTCTACACAACCAGCTGAGTATCCAGGCTAATTACGAGGATGATGTCAGTGAGCTCTTCTCCCACGCAACATTTGAGATCATCCGCCATACCGGTCTGCTCTGGATGACGACACCAGACTTGCTTTCCAAGAGCCGTATCGATATTCCTTCTTGGGTGCCAGATTGGTCTTCCGAGCACATGGCTTCTGGTTTCAATCAGAGACGGTATCGTCTCCAAGAGGAAGCGTCCTTGGGATTCAACGCAAGTCGTACACGGTTTTGCCACTACCCGTTGAATTTAGAGGGTCGAACTGAGAATATGTTTCCACGGCAACACCTCGAAGGCCTGCTCAATGACGACATAGCCGAATGGAAGCCTATTCAGTTCCTCCCCACTATGATCAAATATAACTCGAGCCCGCCGTTTGAAGAGGACAGACAGCAGTCTGCCTTGATTCTGAAAGGCGTATCTTGCGGCGTCGTTGACCATACCAGCCAGGTCATTCGCAGTGATCTCTCAAACGTTGGCCAGGCCATTGCCCAGGTTCAGGCCTTTTACGGAAGGAAACAAGGGCGACAAAACCATCGAGAACCGTTCCTCGAGGCCGTTGCAACCTGCCTCTCCATGTCTATGCAGGTACTCAGTGACGATGACGGCTCCCTCCGCACACTCAACCTTGACAAACGACGAGAACTCTCCTACTGGGCCTTCGGGCAATACGCAGGTGCGCTCATGCGAGTGAGCCGTGATCAGAATATCCTAGAAGACTTCTATAGTGCGGTTGCAGCTTGTCCAGACGGATACACAGTTGATGCCATTCCCTCAACAGGAGGGTCGCTTTTACGATTTGAAGCTTCAACAGTACCTGACGGCGACCAACATCAGTGGAATGATGATTTGGATACCGATGAATCGTATAAAATCGCCTGTTTACCAAAGGATTATGATCTTCTAGAGTGGACCAAGCCGGAGGGTAGTTTATGGATGGAGGACACCGTTCGGACTATGGCCGCCGGAAACCGATTATTCGTTACAGATCGAGGCCAAATTGGGCTAGGCCCAGGCAGCATGTGCGTGGGAGATGAGCTGTGCGTTCTTGAAGGCGGGCTTATGCCATATATGTTACGAAaacacttcggaacgatctGTACCGAATCTTCGAGGGTTCATCAGATGGAAAGCATCAAAGGCGTGCACCGGTTCACAATGGTCGGAAGCTGTTA
- a CDS encoding T-complex protein 1: MSFGGQTPTIIVLKEGTDTSQGKGQIISNINACLAVQATIKSTLGPYGGDLLMVDANGRQTITNDGATVMKLLDIIHPAARILVDIARSQDAEVGDGTTSVVVLAGEILKEIKEHVEQGVSSQVIIKGLRRASMMAVNKIKEIAIDTNESNRRETLGKLAATAMTSKLIKRNTEFFTKMVVDAVLSLDQDDLNEKLIGVKKIPGGSLTESLFVNGVAFKKTFSYAGFEQQPKSFEKPKIVCLNVELELKAEKDNAEVRVEQVSDYQAVVDAEWQIIYKKLEAIYKTGAKVVLSKLPIGDLATQYFADRDIFCAGRVTSEDMERVVQATGATVQSTCSDILAEHLGTCGSFDERQIGGERFNFFEGCPEAKTCTLVLRGGAEQFIAEVERSLHDAIMIVKRAIKNHTIVGGGGAAEMEVSAYLHRFADKNIPHKQQAIIKSFAKALEIIPRQLCDNAGFDATDILNKLRVEHRKGSTWAGVDFINEGIADMMERFVWEPALVKINAIQAATEASCLILGVDETIRNEESAQPQAPGQQLPPGAAQRALRGRGRGMPRR, translated from the exons ATGTCGTTCGGAGGCCAGACCCCGACCATTATTGTCCTGAAAGAGG GAACCGATACCTCTCAGGGCAAGGGTCAGATTATCTCCAACATCAACGCCTGCTTGGCTGTCCAGGCCACGATCAAGTCTACTCTCGGTCCCTATGGAGGTGACCTCTTGATGGTCGATGCCAACGGCAGACAGACTATCACCAACGATGGAGCTACTGTTATGAAG CTCCTCGACATCATTCACCCCGCAGCCCGAATCCTCGTCGATATCGCGAGATCACAAGATGCTGAGGTCGGTGACGGCACAACGTCCGTCGTCGTCTTGGCTGGAGAGATCCTGAAGGAGATCAAGGAGCACGTCGAGCAGGGCGTCAGCTCCCAGGTTATTATCAAGGGTCTGCGGAGAGCGTCTATGATGGCCGTCAACAAGATCAAGGAGATTGCTATCGACACCAACGAGAGCAACAGAAGGGAAACGCTCGGCAAGCTGGCGGCTACCGCCATGACGAGCAAGCTGATTAAGCGCAACACCGAGTTCTTCACAAAGA TGGTCGTGGACGCCGTCCTTTCCCTGGACCAGGACGACCTGAACGAGAAGTTGATCGGCGTGAAGAAGATTCCCGGCGGTTCCCTCACCGAGTCACTATTCGTCAACGGTGTCGCATTCAAGAAGACGTTCTCCTACGCCGGTTTCGAGCAACAACCCAAGTCTTTCGAGAAGCCCAAGATTGTGTGCTTGAACGTCGAGTTGGAGCTCAAGGCCGAGAAGGACAACGCCGAGGTCCGTGTCGAGCAGGTGTCCGATTACCAGGCCGTTGTCGACGCTGAGTGGCAGATTATCTACAAGAAGTTGGAGGCTATCTACAAGACGGGCGCAAAGGTTGTGCTCAGCAAGCTGCCCATTGGCGACTTGGCTACCCAGTACTTCGCAGACCGCGACATCTTCTGCGCTGGTCGCGTCACATCCGAGGACATGGAGCGTGTGGTCCAGGCCACCGGTGCCACTGTCCAGTCTACATGCTCAGATATCCTCGCGGAGCACCTAGGTACCTGCGGAAGCTTCGACGAGCGCCAGATTGGAGGCGAGCGTTTCAACTTCTTCGAGGGCTGCCCCGAGGCCAAGACCTGCACACTCGTCCTCCGTGGCGGTGCTGAGCAGTTCATCGCCGAAGTCGAGCGCTCGCTGCACGACGCCATCATGATCGTCAAGCGCGCCATCAAGAACCACACTATcgtcggtggtggtggtgccgcCGAGATGGAGGTGTCCGCATACCTCCACCGCTTCGCCGACAAGAACATCCCCCACAAGCAACAAGCCATCATCAAGAGCTTCGCCAAGGCTCTCGAGATCATCCCCCGCCAGCTCTGCGACAATGCCGGTTTTGACGCGACCGACATCCTCAACAAGCTACGCGTGGAGCACCGCAAGGGCAGCACCTGGGCCGGTGTCGACTTCATCAACGAGGGCATCGCCGACATGATGGAGCGCTTCGTGTGGGAGCCGGCGCTGGTCAAGATCAACGCCATCCAGGCCGCCACCGAGGCCAGTTGCCTCATCCTCGGCGTCGACGAGACGATCCGCAACGAGGAGAGCGCGCAGCCCCAGGCCCCTGGTCAGCAGCTGCCTCCGGGCGCCGCACAGCGCGCTCTGAGAGGAAGAGGACGGGGCATGCCTCGTCGGTAA